Proteins co-encoded in one uncultured Bacteroides sp. genomic window:
- a CDS encoding RNA-directed DNA polymerase, which produces MRKFYPSIDKDKLKELIRRKIKGEAALRLMNKIIDAYKPKMKRGISIGALPSQTNGNWMLTPFDYFCLDTMKVHFYERNVDDIVMGFRTKEEIAEKIPRMKAFVETLGVTVGKLIVFPVDKQKVSFCMYMHEKGHTELRPKPMRRFSKLLNHLENHPEEPIRERSRVCSYLGFLKHCDSYNILKEKRHEHSKVFSRINGCSALSNRKKRDIESTRSRDE; this is translated from the coding sequence ATGAGAAAGTTCTATCCGAGCATTGATAAAGACAAATTGAAGGAATTAATCCGGAGAAAAATAAAAGGAGAAGCAGCCCTAAGATTAATGAATAAAATCATTGATGCATATAAACCCAAAATGAAAAGAGGAATTAGCATCGGAGCTCTTCCCAGTCAGACTAATGGAAATTGGATGTTAACCCCATTCGATTACTTCTGTCTTGATACAATGAAAGTCCATTTTTATGAAAGAAATGTAGATGACATAGTAATGGGATTCAGGACCAAGGAAGAGATAGCTGAAAAAATTCCAAGGATGAAAGCATTTGTTGAAACACTAGGAGTAACAGTGGGTAAATTAATAGTGTTCCCAGTTGACAAACAAAAAGTAAGCTTCTGCATGTATATGCATGAGAAAGGACATACCGAACTGAGACCTAAACCTATGAGAAGGTTTTCTAAGTTATTAAATCACTTAGAGAATCACCCAGAAGAACCAATAAGGGAAAGAAGCCGGGTATGCAGCTATTTAGGATTTTTAAAACATTGTGATAGTTATAACATTTTAAAAGAAAAAAGACATGAGCACAGTAAAGTTTTTAGTAGAATCAACGGATGCTCCGCACTTAGCAACCGTAAAAAAAGAGACATTGAAAGTACCAGATCCAGGGATGAATGA